A stretch of the Theropithecus gelada isolate Dixy chromosome 7a, Tgel_1.0, whole genome shotgun sequence genome encodes the following:
- the CCNB2 gene encoding G2/mitotic-specific cyclin-B2 — translation MALLRRPTVSSDLENIDTGFNSKVKSHVTIRRTVLEEIGNKVTTRAAQVAKKAQNTRVPVQPTKTTNVNKQLKPTASVKPVQMEMLAPKGPSPTPEDVSMKEENLCQAFSDALLCKIEDIDNEDWENPQLCSDYVKDIYQYLRQLEVLQSINPHFLDGRDINGRMRAILVDWLVQVHSKFRLLQETLYMCVAIMDRFLQVQPVSRKKLQLVGITALLLASKYEEMFSPNIEDFVYITDNAYTSSQIREMETLILKELKFELGRPLPLHFLRRASKAGEVDVEQHTLAKYLMELTLIDYDMVHYHPSKVAAAASCLSQKLLGQGKWNLKQQYYTGYTENEVLEVMQHMAKNVVKVNENLTKFIAIKNKYASSKLLKISTIPQLNSKAVKDLASPLMGRS, via the exons ATGGCGCTGCTCCGACGCCCGACG gtgtccAGTGATTTGGAGAATATTGACACAGGATTTAATTCTAAAGTTAAGAGTCATGTGACTATTAGGCGAACTGTTTTAGAAGAAATTGGAAATAAAGTTACAACCAGAGCAGCACAAGTAGCTAAG AAAGCTCAGAACACCAGAGTACCAGTTCAACCCACCAAAACAACAAATGTCAACAAACAACTGAAACCTACTGCTTCTGTCAAACCAGTACAGATGGAAATGTTGGCCCCAAAG GGTCCTTCTCCCACACCTGAGGATGTCTCCATGAAGGAAGAGAATCTCTGCCAAGCTTTTTCTGATGCCTTGCTCTGCAAAATCGAGGACATTGATAATGAAGATTGGGAGAACCCTCAGCTCTGCAGTGACTACGTTAAGGATATCTATCAGTATCTCAGGCAGCTGGAG GTTTTGCAGTCCATAAACCCACATTTCTTAGATGGAAGAGATATAAATGGACGCATGCGTGCCATCCTGGTGGACTGGCTGGTGCAGGTCCACTCCAAGTTTAGGCTTCTGCAGGAGACTCTGTACATGTGTGTTGCCATTATGGATCGATTTTTACAG GTTCAGCCAGTTTCCCGGAAGAAGCTTCAATTAGTTGGGATTACTGCTCTGCTCTTGGCTTCCAAGTATGAGGAGATGTTTTCTCCAAATATTGAAGACTTTGTTTACATCACAGACAACGCTTATACCAGTTCCCAAATCCGAGAAATGGaaactctaattttgaaagaattgaAATTTGAGTTGGGTCGACCGTTGCCACTACACTTCTTAAGGCGAGCATCAAAAGCCGGGGAA GTTGATGTTGAACAGCACACTTTAGCCAAATATTTGATGGAGCTGACTCTCATCGACTATGATATGGTGCATTATCATCCTTCTAAGGTAGCAGCAGCTGCTTCCTGTTTGTCTCAGAAGCTTCTAGGACAAGGAAAATGG AACTTAAAGCAGCAGTATTACACAGGATACACAGAGAATGAAGTATTGGAAGTCATGCAGCACATGGCCAAGAATGTGGTGAAAGTAAACGAAAACTTAACTAAATTCATC GCCATCAAGAATAAGTATGCAAGCAGCAAACTCCTGAAGATCAGCACGATCCCTCAGCTGAACTCAAAAGCCGTCAAAGATCTTGCCTCCCCACTGATGGGAAGGTCCTAG